The sequence GATTCCCGCGCGGGGTGGGGATGACGATTCATCTCGCCGTGGAGGGGATTGCCGATATCTACCAGGAACTCCTCGAGGAGGACCTGGAAATCCTGTACCCCCTGGAGCGCAAGCCGTACGGCACCTATGAGCTCTGGTGCTTCGATCCGGACGGCTACCTGGTCGTCCTGGAGGAGCCGGTCGACTAAGACCTCAGGGGGCACTGATGGTGAAAAGAGGGCTTTCCTCGCCGTTTTGGTTCACCACCTGCAGGGTGATCTGCTTGGGGGTCGGGTCGTAAGGGAACCTCTGGTAGACCATCTGGTTGCACCCGCCGTAGACGAGCTGCTCACGCTCACCCACCAACTGTTTCCCTGTCGAAAGCCTCTTGCCGTCCACTACCAGCACCGATGTCTGCTGGAAATTCCGTCCCGTCACGACCAGCTCGTAATAATTCACGAACTCCCTGCCGATGGAGACGCCGGCGATTTCCGGCTTCGCATCGATGAATAGCGCGGCTGCGCCGGAGGTGGCGTCGCCCGGGTTTCTCACCTGCACCTGGTGCATCCCCGCGGCAAGCGCGGGGGCGGAGAAGGCGAGGGAAGTGGGGGAGATGATGCGGGTGCTGACGGCCGCCCCGTCGAGCAGGACGCGGGTGCCGTTGCGGAAGTTCGTGCCGTTCACGAGCACCTCGCGCTCACGGCCGGTGGCGCAGGCGGTCACCGTGTCGGGGGAGAGGGTGGAGATGACCGGCTTCTGGGCAAGCAGCACGAAGTTGAACGGACGCGTGGTGGCGCCGTCTTCCCGCTTCAGGAAGAGGGCATAGGCGCCTGGAGGAAGGTCGGGGAGCTCGAAGGTGATGATCCGGCTCCCGACTGCTGCGGCGGGGATGTCCCGCGCCCCCATGGCCACCGTCGTTGCCGTGGTGAAGCCGGTGCCGTTCAGGGTCACCGTGGCACCGGGCTCCCCTTGGGCCGGCAGGATGCTGAGCACGCTCAGGGGCTGGAGCCGCGATGACGGAGTCGGAACCGGCGCTTGCTGCGCGATTGCCGCGGTGAGAGAAGCGAGGAGCACCAGCAGGGTGATGGTAAGCGTGCGGAGCATGATCTGCCCTCCCATGAGAGGTTCATAGCAACGTTTCAAATTTTCGGCGCTCTTTGGCTAGTTGTCAATGGTCAGCGACAACCATCCGCCGGCGGCGAAGAAGATGAAGTTGGTGGCCCAGGCTGCGACGATCGGTGGGAGCAGGCCGACCTGCCCGACCGAGATGATCACCGAGTTCACGATTACGTAGAGAAAGCCTAAGCCGATGGAGAGGCCGATGCCGAAGGCAATGCCGCTCGAGCGCCCCCCGCGCAGCGCGAAGGGGATGCCGAGAAAGGCCATCACCGCGCAGCCGAAAGGGAGCGAGATCCTGCTGTGGAACTGGGTGATGTAGCGGGTGGCGTCGTACCCACCCGCCTGGATCTTCTTGCAGTAGCGGTTCAGCTCCCTGAGCGTCATGCTGTCGGAGTACTTGCCGAGCACCTTGAGGTCCGCGGGCTTCAGCTTGAGCGGCACGACGAGCTGCGGGATCTTTCCGGTATGTACCACCTCTCCCGCCACGATGTCGCGCGTCACCACGTCGTTCAGCACCCACCCCTTCGGCCCGAGCTGTCCGCTCGCTCCGTCGGTGCGCCTGAGCGGCAGGCCTGTCTTGGGCTGGACCTCCCAGATGGTGACCCCCTTCAGCTGGTTCTGCGCCGGCTCGAAGAGGCTCGCCCTGAGCACGGTGGTCCCCTCGCGGTGCCATATGTTGTGCTGCCTGAAGTAGGCCTTTTCCGCCTTCTTCATGATCAGCACCTCCTGGATGTAGCTCCGCTTTGCGTAGCTCTTTGGGATGACGAACTCTCCCAGCAGCAGCACCAGCACGCTCACCAAAATGGCTATGGAAAGTATGGGGGCGCTGATGCGAGCGAGGCTCACGCCGCAGCTACGCATGGCGGTGAGCTCGGAGCTGAGCGAGAAGGCGCCCAAGGTGAGCAGGGTGGCCATGAGCACGGCCAAAGGGGCCGCGTCGCTCAGCATCTCCGGGACTTTCAGCAAAAAGTACAGCCCCATGTGTTGCCACGAGGCACCGGCACGGGAAAAGCGGGAGATCTTCTCCATGAAGTCGACCACGAGGTAGATGGTGACGAAAGAGCCGATGCAAAGCCCCAGCATCCTCACGTACGCCTTTGCGACGTAGCGGGTAAGTATCCTCATCGCTTGCCCCCCTTGCCGAAGCGGGCCCGCACGAGCTCCTTCATTTGCGGGTAGAGGCCGGTCAGCGGAAGCGGTTCCTCGGCGGCTGTTTTCATGAAGAGATATACCCCCGCGGCGAGGAACAGGAGGTTCGGGCCCCAGCCGGAGAGAAGCGGCGGCAGGATGCCGCGCTCACCCAAAGTGTCGAAGGCCGAGAGGGCGACGTAGTAGCAGAGGATCACCCCTATGCTGAGCGAGAAACCGGAGGCCTTCCCCGAGCGGCGGTTCTGGATCCCGAGCGGCACCCCCATGAAGGTGAAGACGATGCAGGAGAAAGGGAGCGCCAGCCGGCTGTGCAACTCGAGGCTGCGCGCCAGCACCTCCTTTTTGTCGGCACCCTTCGGCGGGTGGAGCAACTCGTCGATGGTCATCTCGCTTGCCTTCTTGGGCCCTTTCGGGGCCGTGTCCGTCAGCGCCACCCGAAGCACGTACTCCTGGAACTGCACCATCCGGTACCCCCCCTTGTCCTCGGTGCGGTGGATGGAACCGTTTTTGAGCTGGAATTCCATCGAATGGGTTTTGGGGTCGGAATAGAGCGCGCCGCTTTCGGCGAAGATGGTGGTGGGGGTTTTCGGGTCCCGCTCGTCGTGGACGATCACGCCCGCCATGTTCTGGGCCTTGGCGTCCAGGGTGTCGGCGTAGATCACCATGTCCGGGAAGGCGTTGTTGAAGACCTTCTCCTTGATGGAGATGCCGGCGCTGCTCTGGGCGATCTCCAGCATGAGCGCCTTGAAGGAGCTGTTCCCCCAGGGGACGGCGTACACGGTGACCCACATGCAAAGCAGGCTCGCGAAGGCGGAGAACAGCAGCGGCGGGGGAAGCAGGCCGTAAAGGCTGATGCCGCAGCTCTTCATGGCGGTCACCTCACTGTCGCCGGACAGGCGGCCGAAAGCGAGGAGGATGGAAAGGAGCAGAGCCATCGGAATGGTGAAGAGCCAGAAGGACGGAAGCAGATAGCTCACCATGCGCAGTACGTCGGTGAAGGGGACACCCTTCTCGACCACCATCTCGGCGAGTTTAAGAAAACGCCCCATGAGCAGCACGAAGGTGAAGGTCACCATGCCGACCAGGAAAGGGGGCGGTATCTCGTTGAAAATGTAGCGGTACAGGGTCTTTTTCATGAATTCGTGATCTTACATTAGATGACCGGCGAAGTAAAGGCAGGAGCGCGGTCAACAACCTCTTGACCTCCCTTTTCTTTTTGCTGTAAAAAGGACGACATGGAAAACAAGGACATCATAAGGAAAGCGCTGCTTTTTTCGGGACTGGAGGACGAGTACCTCGTCGAAGTCGCCGACATCGCCGTCAGACGTCCCTTCGCCAAGGGGGAAACCCTTTTCACCGAGGGGGAAAAGGCTGAAGGTTTTTACCTACTCGCCTCCGGGGCGCTGAAGCTCTGCAAGATTTCGCCGGACGGCCGCGAGAAGGTGCTGCACATGGTGCACCCGGTGGAGACCTTCGCCGAGGCCGCCTTCTTCGGTGACGGCAAATACCCGGCCGAGGCCCGCGGCGTCGAGAGGGGAGAGGTCATCTTCTTCCCCAGGGGCGCCTTCATGGGGCTTTTGGAGCGTAACCCGCGCTTCGCGATGAACCTGATCGCCTCGCTGTCGCTCCTGCTGCGCCGCTTTGCCCGCCAGATCGAGGAGCTCTCCTTCGCCGACGCCCCATCGCGCCTGGCCTCCTACCTGCTCGATCTCGCCGCGCGTAAGAGCACGAGCTATCAGGGTAAGACCTATCTGGAGCTCGACATGCGCAAGGGGGAGCTCGCTTCCCGCCTCGGCACGGTGAGCGAAACGCTCTCCCGCACCTTCAAGAAGATGAAGGACGAGGGGGTCATCGAGCTGGACGGCAACAAGGTGACCATCATGCAGATGGAAAAGTTGAGGATGATAGCGGGGAAATAACCCGCTCAAAGATAACCCGCACAAAGAAGGGCTCCCGGTTACCACCGCGGGGCCCTTTTTTGCGTCCATTCGGCACGGCGGCGTAAGTCCTTCTGCGTAAATTGTTAATTAATAATTTTAAGAAAAAGTTCACCATGCGCTTGAAATGGCTATGTGGGGTGCTATACTTTGACGCGTTCGTTTGCCATAAAATGAAGCCGGACCCTGGAGGGCGCTTGGATTGGGAATGCTGTTGGAGTAGGGACCATATTGAGGCCGATCATTGCCCGTATGTGGGCGAGGGGGAGGAGGATCTCCTTTCCTCCCAGCGCCGCAGGATCGTAGAGAAATGCGTAGAGTGCCCCCGCTTCAAGAACGACCTGGCCCGGATGAAGGGCGCAGGTTATCCGCTTTCGGATGTACTCCCCTACATACTGACCGAGTTCCAGGAGCAGAAGGCCCAGATGGGGGCCATGCTGAGCTTTCTCAACAGCAGGACCCGTGAGATCAAGTTCCTGCGCGAGGTCGGCCTCGTACTGCAGAATTCCATAGACCTGGACGAGGTTCTTTCCATCGCCATGACGGCGATCACGGCGGGGAAGGGGTTCGGGATGAACCGGGCCTTCCTCCTGATGACGGACAAGGAGCGGCGCAACATCCGCGGCTACCTGGGGGTCGGCCCGCGCGACTACGAGGAGGCGTGGCGCACCTGGGAGGACATAAGCCGCAGCAATTTCACCCTGAGGCAGCTAGCGCGCGACTTCCAGAAGACGAAGCTCACCTCGGAGAAGGTGAAGTTCCACGATATCCTGCAGCAGCTCACCGTCCCCCTGGCCGACCAGGGGCACATCTTCAACCGCGCCCTGCGCGGCAAGAAGCCGATTCTGGTGGAGAACGCCCTGAACAACCCCGACCTCGACCGGGGTCTCGCCCGCATCCTGGGCGTCGACACCTTCCTGGTCATGCCGCTCATCTCCAGAAACCGCCGCATCGGCGTGATCATCGCCGACAACTGCATCACCCACAAACCGATCACCCTGCAGGACATGCAGTCGCTGGAGACCTTTGCCTTTCCGGTTGCCTTCGCCCTCGAGCGCGCCTCTCTGTACGAGCGGCTCCAGGAGGAGGTGGCCAAGCAGAAGGCGGCGAATCTGAAGCTCAGGGAACAGCAGGAACTGATCGTTAAGATGGAGAAGATGGCGCTGGTCGGCAAGATCACCTCCAGCATCGCCCACTCGATAAGAAACCCGCTCATGGTGATCGGCGGCTTCGCCCGCACCCTGCTGAAGGGGAGCAGCGCCGACGACGAGAAACGGAGCTACCTCGAATCGATCGTGCGCGAAACCCGGCAGCTCGAGGAGGTCTTAAGCGAGGTGCTCGACTACTCGGAGTCGCTCTTCCCGGTCACCGATTACTGGGATCTGAACGAACTTGTTGTGAAGGCGATGGGGGAACTGGAGGGGGTGATGAACGGGGCAGGGGTCGCCTGCCGCATGGAACTCGCCCCCGACCTCCCCGTGGTGCGCATCGATTACAAGCAGATAAGCTACTGCTTGAAAACCATCACCACCACCGCCCTCTCTGCCATGGAGCTTGGGGGGGAGCTTCACGTGGAGAGCCTCAAGGACGGGGACGCGGTGCTGCTGCGCGTGACCGACGACGGCAAGCCCCTAAGCGAGACGGCACAGGTGGCACTCACCACTCCGTTTTTCCAGACCCAGGAGCTCGGCGAGGGGGTCGGCCTTTCCCTTTGCAAATCGATCCTGGAACGGCAGGGAAACACCCTCACCATAACGAGCCGTCCCGGCGGCGGAAACACATACAGCATCAGGCTTTTGACGAAAAAGGAGAACATCTGACATGGCGAAACTGTTGGTTGTGGATGACGAGGCGAACATAAGGCTTCTGTACGCCGCGGAACTTAGCGACGAGGGATACGATGTGGTAACCGCCGGCAGTGCGCTCGAGGCGGTGGAGAAGCTGGAGTCGGAGAGCTTCGACCTCGCGGTGATAGATATCAAGCTGAAAAACGAAAGCGGCATCGAGCTTTTGCAACGCATCGTCAAGGAGCGTCACACCGTTCCGGTGATCCTTTGCACCGCCTTTTCCTGCTACAAGGACGACTTCTCGGCCTGGCTCGCAGACGGTTACGTAGTCAAGTCGAGCGACCTCCAGGAGCTGAAGGACGAGATCGCCCGCGTCCTCGCCAAGAGGCAGAAGGCGGCCTACACCTGAAAAGGCGGCTCGATCTCTACCCCATCCCGATCTGATTCGAACATCAATATGACCTGGAGGCTTCACCTATGAAGGCAGTCATCATGGCGGGCGGCTTCGGCACCCGCATGCAGCCGCTCACCTGCAACATCCCCAAACCGATGGTTCCGCTTATGAACCGCCCCATCATGCTGCACATCGTCGAGCTTTTGAAGAAGTACGGGGTGACCGATCTCGTCATGCTTCTTTATCACCAGCCGAGCGTCATCAAGAACTTCTTCCGTGACGGCGCGGACCTGGGGGTCCGCATCACCTACGTCACGCCGCTCGAGGACATGGGGACGGCCGGTGCGGTGAAGTGCGCCGAGAAGTACCTGGACGAGCGCTTCCTCATCATCAGCGGCGACCTTTTGACCGACTTCAACCTCCAGAAGGTGATCGACTTCCACGAGAGCAGCAAGGCCCTCGCCACCATCACCCTCACCTCGGTCAAGGACCCGCTGCAGTTCGGCGTGGTGATTACGGACAAGGAGAAGCGCATCACCCAGTTCCTCGAGAAGCCGGGGTGGGGCGAGGTGATCTCGGACACCATCAACACCGGGATCTACGTGCTCGAACCCGAGATCTTCAAGTTCATCCCCGAGGGGGAGAACTTCGACTTCTCGCAGGACCTCTTCCCGCTACTTTTGAAGAAGAAGTCCCCCCTGTTCGGCTTCCCGGTGAAGGGGTACTGGCGCGACATCGGCAACACCGACTCCTACCGCGAGGCGCACCACGACATTCTCAAGGGTAAGGTCGGGGTGAAGGTGGACGAGCCCAGGCGCGAGATGGCGGGGGTGGACCTGCGGGTCGGCTCCGACGTCAGGCTCAGCGAGGGGACCGTTGTGGAGGGGACCGTCGTCGTGGGGGACAACTCCCAGGTGCAGGGGGGGGCGGAGATCAAGGATTCGGTCATCGGCCGCAACTGCATCGTCGAGGCGGGGGTGAAGCTGACCCGGGCCGTGATCTGGGACAACGTCTACATAAAGAAGGGGGCCAAGATCAACGACTGCGTGGTCTGCAACAACGTGAGCGTCGGGGCGGCCACCATCATGGAAGAGGGGGGGGTGATCGCGGACGACACCTCGATAGGGGAGGAGAGCTACATAAAGCGGGACGTGAAGATCTGGCCCCGGAAGGTGATCGAGGGGGGCTCCACCGTGACCGGCAACCTCATCTGGGGTGAGCGCTGGAAGAAGTCGCTCTTCGAGGGGGAGATGATCAAGGGGCTCACCAACATCGAGCTCACCCCGGAGTTCGTCGCCAAGCTCGGCTGCGCCTACGGCACGTCGCTGCCCAAGGGGAGCCACGTTCTCGTCGGGCGCGACGCGACCCTCTCTTCCCGCATGCTGAAGAGGAGCTTCCTCGGGGGGATCCTCTCCGCGGGGGTCAACGTGCGCGACATCAGGATGGTGTCGCTTCCCATCCTGCGCTACAAGCTGCGCACCTTCGGCGAGGTGGGGGGGGTGCACTTCCGGCAGTCACTCGAGGACCCGGCCACCACCGAGATCGTCTTTCTCGACGCCGACGGCCTCGACTTCTCCTCATCCATGGGCAAGAACATCGAGCGCATCTTCTACAAGGAGAACTTCCGGCGTGCCCACCACATGGAGCCGGGGGGGATCACCGAACTCCCGCAGGTGATGGACTTCTACCGCGAGGGTTTCTTCCGCGGCCTCGAGCAGCAGATCATCAAGAGCGCGACCCCCAAGGTGGTGATCGATTTCAACCACTCGCCGGCCGGCCAGATCCTCCCGCAGATCCTGAACGATCTTGGGTGCGAGGTGATCGGGCTCAACACCTACTTGGACGAGCAGCGCGGCTCGAAGACGGTGGACGTGAAGCCGAACAGCCTGCAGCAGCTCGCGAAGATCGTTGTCACCCTCGAGGCGAAGGCGGGTTTCTGGCTCGACCCGACCGCCGAGGAGGTGGTGCTGGTGGACGAGACCGGGAGGATCTACCAGCCCGAGGAGTACTTAAGCCTCATGACCGCGCTCATGCTGAAAAGCGGCGCCCGGGGCGCCTTCGCGATTCCCGTGTCCGCCCCCTCGGTGATCGAGCAACTGGCCCAGGAAAACGGCTGCTCGGTGCGCCGCACGAAAAGCATGGACCGCTCCATGATCGAGGCGGCCATATCCCCCGAGGTGGTGATGGCCGGCTCCATGGCCGGGCGCTTTGCCTTCCCCAGGTTCCAGGCGGCCTTCGACGGCATGTTCACCATCGCGAAGACCATCGAGCTTGCCACGGCCGCCGGGGTTCCCATCTCCCGGGTGCTGAAGGAGGTGCCGAAAAGCTCCTTTCTGCAGGGGCGGGTTCCCTGCGTCTGGGAGAAGAAGGGGGGGATCATGCGCAAGATGAGCGAGGACAGCCTGGAGAAAGAGGCTTCCTTCCTCGACGGCATCAAGGTCTCCTTCGGTCAGGACTGGGTGCTCGTCCTGCCGGACCAGTACCAGCCGGTGATCCACGTGGTAGCCGAGGCGAAGGATCCAAGGACGGCGCAGCGGCTTCTGGAGGATTACATGAAGAAGGTCGAGCACTGGAAAAAGGAGCTGGCCCTGTAGCGGACCCGGCGGCCACTTCACGCCAAAAGGGGAGAGCATG is a genomic window of Geomonas ferrireducens containing:
- a CDS encoding IPT/TIG domain-containing protein — encoded protein: MLRTLTITLLVLLASLTAAIAQQAPVPTPSSRLQPLSVLSILPAQGEPGATVTLNGTGFTTATTVAMGARDIPAAAVGSRIITFELPDLPPGAYALFLKREDGATTRPFNFVLLAQKPVISTLSPDTVTACATGREREVLVNGTNFRNGTRVLLDGAAVSTRIISPTSLAFSAPALAAGMHQVQVRNPGDATSGAAALFIDAKPEIAGVSIGREFVNYYELVVTGRNFQQTSVLVVDGKRLSTGKQLVGEREQLVYGGCNQMVYQRFPYDPTPKQITLQVVNQNGEESPLFTISAP
- the lptG gene encoding LPS export ABC transporter permease LptG, which translates into the protein MRILTRYVAKAYVRMLGLCIGSFVTIYLVVDFMEKISRFSRAGASWQHMGLYFLLKVPEMLSDAAPLAVLMATLLTLGAFSLSSELTAMRSCGVSLARISAPILSIAILVSVLVLLLGEFVIPKSYAKRSYIQEVLIMKKAEKAYFRQHNIWHREGTTVLRASLFEPAQNQLKGVTIWEVQPKTGLPLRRTDGASGQLGPKGWVLNDVVTRDIVAGEVVHTGKIPQLVVPLKLKPADLKVLGKYSDSMTLRELNRYCKKIQAGGYDATRYITQFHSRISLPFGCAVMAFLGIPFALRGGRSSGIAFGIGLSIGLGFLYVIVNSVIISVGQVGLLPPIVAAWATNFIFFAAGGWLSLTIDN
- the lptF gene encoding LPS export ABC transporter permease LptF, yielding MKKTLYRYIFNEIPPPFLVGMVTFTFVLLMGRFLKLAEMVVEKGVPFTDVLRMVSYLLPSFWLFTIPMALLLSILLAFGRLSGDSEVTAMKSCGISLYGLLPPPLLFSAFASLLCMWVTVYAVPWGNSSFKALMLEIAQSSAGISIKEKVFNNAFPDMVIYADTLDAKAQNMAGVIVHDERDPKTPTTIFAESGALYSDPKTHSMEFQLKNGSIHRTEDKGGYRMVQFQEYVLRVALTDTAPKGPKKASEMTIDELLHPPKGADKKEVLARSLELHSRLALPFSCIVFTFMGVPLGIQNRRSGKASGFSLSIGVILCYYVALSAFDTLGERGILPPLLSGWGPNLLFLAAGVYLFMKTAAEEPLPLTGLYPQMKELVRARFGKGGKR
- a CDS encoding Crp/Fnr family transcriptional regulator, with protein sequence MENKDIIRKALLFSGLEDEYLVEVADIAVRRPFAKGETLFTEGEKAEGFYLLASGALKLCKISPDGREKVLHMVHPVETFAEAAFFGDGKYPAEARGVERGEVIFFPRGAFMGLLERNPRFAMNLIASLSLLLRRFARQIEELSFADAPSRLASYLLDLAARKSTSYQGKTYLELDMRKGELASRLGTVSETLSRTFKKMKDEGVIELDGNKVTIMQMEKLRMIAGK
- a CDS encoding sensor histidine kinase, which encodes MDWECCWSRDHIEADHCPYVGEGEEDLLSSQRRRIVEKCVECPRFKNDLARMKGAGYPLSDVLPYILTEFQEQKAQMGAMLSFLNSRTREIKFLREVGLVLQNSIDLDEVLSIAMTAITAGKGFGMNRAFLLMTDKERRNIRGYLGVGPRDYEEAWRTWEDISRSNFTLRQLARDFQKTKLTSEKVKFHDILQQLTVPLADQGHIFNRALRGKKPILVENALNNPDLDRGLARILGVDTFLVMPLISRNRRIGVIIADNCITHKPITLQDMQSLETFAFPVAFALERASLYERLQEEVAKQKAANLKLREQQELIVKMEKMALVGKITSSIAHSIRNPLMVIGGFARTLLKGSSADDEKRSYLESIVRETRQLEEVLSEVLDYSESLFPVTDYWDLNELVVKAMGELEGVMNGAGVACRMELAPDLPVVRIDYKQISYCLKTITTTALSAMELGGELHVESLKDGDAVLLRVTDDGKPLSETAQVALTTPFFQTQELGEGVGLSLCKSILERQGNTLTITSRPGGGNTYSIRLLTKKENI
- a CDS encoding response regulator, coding for MAKLLVVDDEANIRLLYAAELSDEGYDVVTAGSALEAVEKLESESFDLAVIDIKLKNESGIELLQRIVKERHTVPVILCTAFSCYKDDFSAWLADGYVVKSSDLQELKDEIARVLAKRQKAAYT
- a CDS encoding mannose-1-phosphate guanyltransferase translates to MKAVIMAGGFGTRMQPLTCNIPKPMVPLMNRPIMLHIVELLKKYGVTDLVMLLYHQPSVIKNFFRDGADLGVRITYVTPLEDMGTAGAVKCAEKYLDERFLIISGDLLTDFNLQKVIDFHESSKALATITLTSVKDPLQFGVVITDKEKRITQFLEKPGWGEVISDTINTGIYVLEPEIFKFIPEGENFDFSQDLFPLLLKKKSPLFGFPVKGYWRDIGNTDSYREAHHDILKGKVGVKVDEPRREMAGVDLRVGSDVRLSEGTVVEGTVVVGDNSQVQGGAEIKDSVIGRNCIVEAGVKLTRAVIWDNVYIKKGAKINDCVVCNNVSVGAATIMEEGGVIADDTSIGEESYIKRDVKIWPRKVIEGGSTVTGNLIWGERWKKSLFEGEMIKGLTNIELTPEFVAKLGCAYGTSLPKGSHVLVGRDATLSSRMLKRSFLGGILSAGVNVRDIRMVSLPILRYKLRTFGEVGGVHFRQSLEDPATTEIVFLDADGLDFSSSMGKNIERIFYKENFRRAHHMEPGGITELPQVMDFYREGFFRGLEQQIIKSATPKVVIDFNHSPAGQILPQILNDLGCEVIGLNTYLDEQRGSKTVDVKPNSLQQLAKIVVTLEAKAGFWLDPTAEEVVLVDETGRIYQPEEYLSLMTALMLKSGARGAFAIPVSAPSVIEQLAQENGCSVRRTKSMDRSMIEAAISPEVVMAGSMAGRFAFPRFQAAFDGMFTIAKTIELATAAGVPISRVLKEVPKSSFLQGRVPCVWEKKGGIMRKMSEDSLEKEASFLDGIKVSFGQDWVLVLPDQYQPVIHVVAEAKDPRTAQRLLEDYMKKVEHWKKELAL